The Planctomycetota bacterium DNA segment TCATCACGCTCGCCGCACAGAAGGGGACGGTGCTGGTGCTCAAGGTCGATGGGCCAGACGAGGCTGATGCGGTCGAAAGCCTTTGCGCTCTCTTCGACTCGAAGTTCGGCGAAGACGAGTGACAGAGGTCCGGCACAGTCCCGAAAGTTCGGCAAGTGCAGGTCACCTAGCGTCGCGGCATGCCCGGAATGACTGACTTGTCGCACCTTCCCAATCCGCTTTCGCATCGCAAAGCCGACCACGATGTGCTGCCGATTTTCGTGGAGCGTTGGAGCCCGCGTGCGATGTCGGGCGAGGCCTTGTCAGACAGCGACATCCACCGCATCTTCGAGGCCGGCCGATGGGCACCGTCAACGTACAACGAGCAGGAGTGGCGTTTCCTCCTGGCCAAGCGCGACACGGCTCACTTTGACGTTTTCATGAGCTGCCTGGTCGAGGCGAACCAGGCCTGGTGCAAACACGCGGGCCTGCTCGTGGTGGTCACGAGTCACACGACGTTCTCGCAAAACGGCAAGGCGAATCCGGTCCACACCTTCGACGCTGGGCTCGCGACGCAGAACATGCTGCTCCAGGCCGCATCGATGGGCCTCGTCGGCCACGCGATGGCGGGCTACGACGGAGCGGCCGTTCGCGAGAAACTCAAGGTGCCGACCGACGTGTCGATCGACGTCATGATCGCATTCGGAAAGCCGGGTGATCCCGACGCGCAGCTTCCCGAGGCGTACGCGAAGATGGACAAAACCCCCAGCGGTCGACGACCGATCAGCGACTCGATCCGCGAGGGTGGTTGGTCGTTTTGAAGCGCTCGGAGGGATCCTGCTCCCGATTCGTTTAGCGGTGAGCGCTAGCGAGCCTTCCGGCGCAAAGGCTCGCTGGCGCTCGCCGCTAAGCGAGACTCTCGCTAGTTTGCAACGGTGTCACGACCGGTCATCGCGTACCACCTCATCCTGACCTGCTACGGATTCTGGCTCCCGAACGACGAGCGCGGAAGTGGGTCGACGGAGGTTCGAGCAAAGCACCTGCGACCGTTCGGTTCCGCCAATGCAGATCGTGCGGATGGTGTCCGGAGCGTCGCAAATCGAGAGCTCGATCGTGAGAAAGCGAAAGCTGCGAAGGCGGCGCTCAAGTGGCCACCGGTTAAGCTCGACGGTCGCCAGGCGCTAGGGGTCGCGAATGGCATGTCGCGAAGGCTGGAGCAGGACGAGGTGGAATGCTTCGCATTCGCGGTGATGCCGGACCATTTGCACTGCGTGATCAGTCGTGGCGAGCGGTCAGCCGAGCAGATGATGACTCGACTCAAAGCCGCAGCGACGTGGCAGTTGATCGAGGAAGATCGACACCCGCTGGCGGAGTTTGCAGAGCCTGGCAAGCGACCTCCAAAGGTCTTCGCGAAGAGCGGGCGCAAACGCTTCCTCTTCACTGCTGCAGACGTCGAACGAACTGTTCTGTACGTCAACAAGAACCCCGTGAAAGCTGGATTACCTCCACAGAACTGGGGATTTATTGCAACCTACCAGGGTTAGCGGTGAGCGCTAGCGAGCCTCTCTGGGCTCGACCAAAGGTTCGCTGACGCTCACCGCTAAGCGGACGTTTGCGCTTTTGCCTGGCGCCGGCGCAGTTCCGCGTCGATGAAGGGTTGGAGCTCCCCGCGGTCGAGGACGGATTCGACGTTGCCGGTTTCCACGCCGGTGCGGAGGTCTTTGACGCGGCGGTCGTCGAGGACGTAGTTGCGGATCTGGTTGCCCCAGGCGATTTGCCCCTTGTCGCCATAGAGCTCCTTGAGTTCCGCGTCGCGTTCGGCCTGCTGCATCATCGCGATGCGACCCTGCAGCAGGCTCAACGCCATCTTGCGGTTCTGCTGCTGGCTCTTGTGAACGCTGGCGACGACCTGGATGCCCGTCGGCTTGTGCGTCATGCGGACGGCGGTCGCGACCTTGTTGACGTTCTGTCCGCCGGGACCCGATGAGCGCGCGAAGGGCTCGATTTCGAGGTCGACGTCTGGAATGTCGACGTCGCCTTCGTCGTCGAATTCCGGCACCACGTCGACGCCGGCGAAGGACGTCTGCCGTTTGTTGTTCGCGTTGTAAGGCGAGAGGCGAACGAGGCGATGCACGCCGGCCTCGGCCTTGAGGTAGCCAAACGCGTAGGGCCCTTCGATGCGCAAGCTCACCGACTTCAGCCCGGCCTGATCGCCTTCCTGACGGTCGGTCTCTTCAACCTTGAAACCGGTCTTCTCGAAGTAGTAGAGGTACATTCGCAGGAGCATCTCGACGAAGTCCTGCGCGTCCGTCCCGCCGGTGCCGGCCTGGATGGTTACGAAGGCATTGCGCGGATCGTTCTTGTCGCCGAGCAGTGCTTGCAGCTCGACCTTATCGCCCTGACGTTCCAGGTCGGTCAGCATCTGATCGGCCTCGGCAAGGGCTTCTGCCTGCTCACCGCCTTCGGATTCGTCTGCGAGCTCCTTCATCGCACGGACGTCCCCGACGCCCGCGATCATCGACTCGACGGGCTCGATGGTGGCTTTGATGCGCTTTACCTCGCCGACGACACCTTGTGCCGCAGCCGGGTCGTCCCAGAAGCCGGGCTCGCCCATCTTGGCTTCGAGCTTCGCGAGTTCCTCTTGCTTGCCCGCGACGTCAAAGAGAGTCACGGATGGTCAACATCCGCGCCGCCAGGGACTCGATCGAGTCCGCGAGGTTTTCGTGAGCCAAATCCGCCATTTCGACCGCACGCTAGGAACGCCCGTGCAAAGCCGCTAGTCCTTGGCGGCAAACACGACTTCGACCTCCACGGCGGCGTCCAGTGGCAGGCTTGAGCCACCCACCGCCGCGCGGGCGTGGCGGCCGGGTTCGCCGAAGATGTCGCCGAGGAGGTCGCTGGCACCGTTGGCGACTTTCGGGTGATCCGTGAAGTCCGGGCCTGCGTTCACGAAGACGCCCACGCGGACGACGCCTGTCAGTTCAGCGACGTGCGATGCTGCGGCGAGGGCGTTGAGGGCGCAAAGTTTCGCGGCCCCCGCAGCACCTTCGACGCTGATCGACTCGCCCACGCGGCCCGTGGCGACGAGTTGGCCGTCGCGCATCGGGAGCTGGCCGCTGGTGTAGACGGTGTGGCCGTGCTTCTTCGCCGGGATGTAGTTCGCGACGGGCTTCGCAGCGTCGGGGAGCGACAGGCCCAGATGTTCGAGTCGGCCGCGGAGTTCCACGAGATTCATGCCGAACGCTAAGCCGGCTCGCCGTGGCACAGTCGCACGACGCCGTCGCGCAACAGGTCGAGCAGCGCGAGGAGCGTAGCGATCCGCGTCGCTTTGCCCGGAATGTCCAACAGGTCGCCCAGGGACATCGGCCGGGCGTGGAGCCGGTCGAGCGTGCGCTCCTTGACAACCTCGATCGGTACAGTGTCCTCTTCGATGTCGAACCGCGGCGGCGTGCGATGTTCGAGGTCTTGGACGACCTTCACGTACACGTCCCGAATCAGGTCCGGTGTGAGGTGGTCGAGGTCGAACGTCTTCTCGCGCGGCCGATCGATGTTGCGAGCGATTCGGACGACGTGGCTTCGGGACGCTTCCTCGGCCATTTGCTCGAATTGCTCAGCCGCCTTGCGGAATCGGGCGTATTCGAGCAGCTGTTCCACCAGCCGATCGCCCGCGTCGTCGCTTGGCAAGTCGACCGGGCCGGGCTTCGGCAAAAGGGCGTTGCTCTTCATCTCGACCAGCGTCGCGGCGACGACAAGGGCCTCCCCGACGACATCGGGCTCGAGCGCGTCTTCGGCGATCCGCTGGGCGAACTCCTCCGCCACGTCGAGGAGCGAAACCTTCACCAGCGGCAGCTCGCGCTTTCGGACGAGGTGCAGCAGCAGGTCGAGCGGGCCGTCGAAGTGCTCCGTCGACACCCGCGGCAGATCGTGAGCGGTTCCCAGCACGTCGCGCGTGACGGTAACGAACGGGGCTCCGAGTTGCTCATCGGAGCCGATTGCGAATCATGACCCGATGCCCGGCGACGCCGACGACATCCAGACGTTCGCCGCTGGCGTGATCGAAGCCGAGGCACAGGCGGTCACGTCGATGGCGGCCGCGGTCCGGACGGAGGCGTTCGTCGCGTCGGTCCAGGCCATCGTCGCTTGCGACGCGGCGATCGTGACCAGCGGCGTCGGCAAGGCGGGGCACGTCGCCCGCAAGGTCGCCGCCACGTTCGCCAGCACCGGTTCGCCGTCGCATTTCCTGCTGCCCGGCGATGCCACCCACGGGGACCTCGGCAGTGTGCGTCCCGGCGACGTCGTCGTCCTCTTCAGCGCCAGTGGCGAGAGCGACGAACTCGTTCGCCTCGGCGCCCTCGTCAATGCCCTCGGCAACACGACGATCGCGATCTGCAGAGGCCCTGGCTCCTCGCTCGGCCGTGATGCGGACATCGTTGTGCCGCTCGGCGCGATCACCGAGGCCTGCCCGCTGCGGCTCGCCCCGTCCTGCAGCACGACGGCCATGCTCGCCCTCGGCGACGCGCTCGCCTTGTCCGTGATGCGGCAGCGCGACTTCAAGCCTGAAGACTTCGCCCGGTTCCACCCCGCCGGTGCA contains these protein-coding regions:
- a CDS encoding nitroreductase family protein — protein: MPGMTDLSHLPNPLSHRKADHDVLPIFVERWSPRAMSGEALSDSDIHRIFEAGRWAPSTYNEQEWRFLLAKRDTAHFDVFMSCLVEANQAWCKHAGLLVVVTSHTTFSQNGKANPVHTFDAGLATQNMLLQAASMGLVGHAMAGYDGAAVREKLKVPTDVSIDVMIAFGKPGDPDAQLPEAYAKMDKTPSGRRPISDSIREGGWSF
- the prfB gene encoding peptide chain release factor 2 (programmed frameshift) encodes the protein MADLAHENLADSIESLAARMLTIRDSLDVAGKQEELAKLEAKMGEPGFWDDPAAAQGVVGEVKRIKATIEPVESMIAGVGDVRAMKELADESEGGEQAEALAEADQMLTDLERQGDKVELQALLGDKNDPRNAFVTIQAGTGGTDAQDFVEMLLRMYLYYFEKTGFKVEETDRQEGDQAGLKSVSLRIEGPYAFGYLKAEAGVHRLVRLSPYNANNKRQTSFAGVDVVPEFDDEGDVDIPDVDLEIEPFARSSGPGGQNVNKVATAVRMTHKPTGIQVVASVHKSQQQNRKMALSLLQGRIAMMQQAERDAELKELYGDKGQIAWGNQIRNYVLDDRRVKDLRTGVETGNVESVLDRGELQPFIDAELRRRQAKAQTSA
- a CDS encoding RidA family protein → MNLVELRGRLEHLGLSLPDAAKPVANYIPAKKHGHTVYTSGQLPMRDGQLVATGRVGESISVEGAAGAAKLCALNALAAASHVAELTGVVRVGVFVNAGPDFTDHPKVANGASDLLGDIFGEPGRHARAAVGGSSLPLDAAVEVEVVFAAKD
- a CDS encoding segregation/condensation protein A; its protein translation is MLGTAHDLPRVSTEHFDGPLDLLLHLVRKRELPLVKVSLLDVAEEFAQRIAEDALEPDVVGEALVVAATLVEMKSNALLPKPGPVDLPSDDAGDRLVEQLLEYARFRKAAEQFEQMAEEASRSHVVRIARNIDRPREKTFDLDHLTPDLIRDVYVKVVQDLEHRTPPRFDIEEDTVPIEVVKERTLDRLHARPMSLGDLLDIPGKATRIATLLALLDLLRDGVVRLCHGEPA
- a CDS encoding KpsF/GutQ family sugar-phosphate isomerase: MPGDADDIQTFAAGVIEAEAQAVTSMAAAVRTEAFVASVQAIVACDAAIVTSGVGKAGHVARKVAATFASTGSPSHFLLPGDATHGDLGSVRPGDVVVLFSASGESDELVRLGALVNALGNTTIAICRGPGSSLGRDADIVVPLGAITEACPLRLAPSCSTTAMLALGDALALSVMRQRDFKPEDFARFHPAGALGRKLMRVGEAMTFRRDDNLPLANASQSVGDVLREVSTITRRPGAILVEGDDGKLAGLFSDGDLRRLIVSDGDAALSRQIGDVMTSSPRTVHVDAAVSEAVALMQQFRIDELPAVDDAGRAMGLIDVQDLVVLRLFDAAETRKERT